GAATCGGTCTCGGTGAAATATTCCACGCGCTGACCAATAGAGCGTGTTTCCAGTCCGGATTGAACCGCTGCAGGCAACAGCAAATCCGCCTGCGTCATCAAACGATAACCACGCGACGGCACGGCATCAATCTGATAGCCCAAAGAACGCAGCTGACGAATGTGTTTCCAGACCGCAGCCCGGCTCACTCCAAGACGTTGGCTGAGATCCTCACCGGACAGCACCGCCTCGGGATCGGCGAGAAACAGCTCCAGAATCTGCTGACGCATGGTATGTTCCGCCACAACCGCTCCCTATTCAAACAGCATTGAAATATCAACGGCGCAACTGGAATGAGTCAGGGCGCCGACGGAGATCAAATTCACACCGGTTTTAGCAATGTCCGTCACGGTGTCGAGGTTGACACCGCCCGAAGCTTCCGTCACAGCGCGATCACCAATCAGGTCCACGGCCTCACGCAGCATATCCAGAGTCATGTTGTCAAGCATGATGATGTCCGCTCCCGCATCAAGAGCCTCCTGAACATCCTGCAGTGATTCCGTCTCGACTTCGATCTTCAGCGTATGGGGAGCACGACCACGAGCACCTTTCACCGCAGCGGTAATGCCACCTGCGGCGGCAATGTGGTTTTCCTTGATCAATACGCCATCATACAAGGATGTCCGATGATTCTGGCCACCCCCCATGCGCACCGAGTATTTATCCAGCACGCGCAGCCCGGGCATGGTCTTGCGGGTATCGACGATGATCGCGTCGGTTCCGGCCACAGCCTCAACAAATGCTGCCGTATGGGTGGCAATGCCGCTCATGCGCTGCATCAGGTTCAACGCCACCCGCTCACCCTGCAACAGGGTATGGGCGTCACCTTTGATCCAGGCCAGCACATCGCCACGGACAATCTGTTGCCCATCCTGTTTCAAAGCTTCAAAAGCCACATCCGCATCCAGCAGCTTAAAGACCCGCTCGACAACCTCCATCCCGGCCAGGACAAAATCCTCTTTGGCCACCAGTTGCGCACGGCTGGGCGTTCCCTTGGGAACAGTCGATAAGGTGGTAATATCCCCGGAGCCAATATCCTCCCTCAGAGCCATTTGAATAATACGGTCAATTTCAAACACGAGATAATCTCCATAACTTATTGAAAATTCAGTTTTTATACCACAATCTTGTCAGCAGCCGCAATTGCAAAACCAATCCGCCGAATCCGCTAAAAAGGATGATGGAACTGTCAGAATATGATAAATGTAAGCCGATTGCTAAACAAAACAACAACGGAGGATATTCGTGAAATCAAAAACCATGATACCCGTTCCTTTTTTAGCCCTGATCAGTCTTCTCACACTCCTCACAGCCAGCGGTTGTGTGTCAAAGGCCACCTACCAGCAGCAGCTGGATCAGAATCAGGCATTGCAGACCGATCTGTATGGCACCACGGAAAAACTGAATAACCTGCAAGCGCGCTATGACATCGTAGAGCAACAGCTTGAAGATGCCATGAACCAGAACAAGGCTCTCAACGATCAGAACATTGCCGCAATGGCCGAAATTGACCGACTGAAAAACATCTTTCAGGCGCGCAGCCAGAAACAGCAGGCACAGCTTAGCGAGCTGGAAAAACAGCAAAAAGAACTCGAAGCTCAACAGGAGCAGCAACAGCAACGTTATCAGCAATTGCTCGACAACAAACAGCAACTGGAGCAGGAGCTGGAGCGTGAGCGCATTGCCCGTGAAGCACGCCTGGCAAAGATGGCCAACACTTATAACAGCCTGGTGGCTAATCTGGAGCAGGAAATTGAACGCGGTGAGATCACCATCAACAAACTTAAAGATAAGCTGACCGTCAACCTGGTGGAAAAAATCCTCTTCCCGTCCGGTTCCGCGGATCTGACTCCGGCCGGCATCAAGGTCATCCGTCAGGTCGGGGATATTCTCAAGGAAGTGGACGACAAGGATATCCGAGTTGAAGGCCACACCGACAACCTTGGCATCAGCAAGGCGCTGCAGGCCAAGTTTCCCAGCAACTGGGAGCTGTCCGCCGCCCGCGCCGCCAATGTGGTTCGCGTCCTACAACGTGAAGTCGGCATCCCCGGCGAAAAACTGGAGATCGGCGCTTACGGTCCCTATCGTCCCGTTTCCAGCAACGACAGCGCCGAGGGCCGTGCTCAAAACCGGCGCATTCAGATTGTGCTGGTGCCGCCCAGCGATGCCTGATCCTGATCAATTAACAAAGGCCCCTGATGTGATAACACCTCAGGGGCCTTCTAACGCATTTTCTTCAAGTCTGTTTCTTCTGTGTTCATCCGAACAACACTGATTTTGGAGTCCGGCTTCACCTTGCACCCTTATCGCGGCATTGCAAAAGTTTTAAAGATACTCCTTCAGCGATTTCACGTGTGAACAACGCGCGGCTGCGCTTTGAATTTCACAGCAACGTATTGCCCCTCCCCCTCGGTCAGAAAAAAGGTTATTGCCTACGGCGCCGTGTATAGAAGACAAGACCCAGCAATCCACCGCCAAGCAGCACGAATGTCGCCGGTTCCGGAACAACAGTCAGACGATCCGTTGAGATGGTAAAGACAAACGGCAACGTCGTGGATTGTCCTTCGACCGTCGTGAATCCCAGTGTCGTGTTGTCTTCTACGCCAACGAAATCCGCATATGCCCCTGTCAGCAGCGAGAGAACCTCACCATTGCTGGGGAAAACATTAACAAAATAATCGACCAAGCCATCCCCATCACCTGCATCATAGGAGAAATTGAAATTGGGGAAGCCGTTGAGCAGGGCGAAAACGTCGTTTTCATTGGACCCGTCATTGGGGGTTTCAAAAAAAGCAATATCAACGTCAAAACTGGCCGCAGGATAAGGGCCAAAAGGATTGGGATCCAAAGTGACGGTTGAACGGATAATGGTTGTCAGCAGAGAGCGAGAATCGCCCGGTATGACATAGTTATTATGAGTGATTGAAACATCTGGAGCCCAGTAGTTGCCGATATTGGGGACTTCACCGCCGCCAACATAGGTGTCCACGGTATTAGCAACCACGGCCGGATCGAGCACCAGGCTGCTTTGTGTCGGATATTGCCAGGTCATGTCTCCCCAAGACAGGCTGGTATCTGTGATCACCGGGGCATCGCCACTGCCGGAAGAAAATATACTGTCTGTGAATACCGACTGCACTGTATACTCCCAAGTCGTCACATATGCGAAGGAATTCACTGAAAAAAGCAGCAGGCCCATGATGCTGAAAGTTATTAAAATTTTTTTAAACATGCTGTACCTCCTCTGCGTAGTGACAATTTATTTTTTCCTCAACCGAGAGGTTTCACTAATAATACATAAAAGCATACTCTATACCAAAAAGGCATATACGAAATTTGAAAAAGAAAAACAGCAATATTATTCCGTTGCTGGAGTCTATTAAAAAATCATTAAAAGATTCATAGAGGTTTCACTAAAGCTAGTGTAAAGATTTTCGACAGCCAAATCGGAGGAGAGGGGTAAAGGTTTGGATGAAGAGCAAGAACTTGTCTGAAAAAATCAACAGATCAAAAGCCGGCATTCGAGACCGGCTATGATGCCCCTGTTGGGGGCACAATGCGCTGTGCAATCCGGCGGGTCAGTTGAGGGTCCGGAACAATCTGAAATCGTTCAGGCTCCATTGACTTATTTCAGCTTCGAAATGTGGAACGGCAATATGAGATTCACAGGTCCATGGCAGAATGTCCTT
This region of uncultured Desulfuromonas sp. genomic DNA includes:
- the nadC gene encoding carboxylating nicotinate-nucleotide diphosphorylase; translation: MFEIDRIIQMALREDIGSGDITTLSTVPKGTPSRAQLVAKEDFVLAGMEVVERVFKLLDADVAFEALKQDGQQIVRGDVLAWIKGDAHTLLQGERVALNLMQRMSGIATHTAAFVEAVAGTDAIIVDTRKTMPGLRVLDKYSVRMGGGQNHRTSLYDGVLIKENHIAAAGGITAAVKGARGRAPHTLKIEVETESLQDVQEALDAGADIIMLDNMTLDMLREAVDLIGDRAVTEASGGVNLDTVTDIAKTGVNLISVGALTHSSCAVDISMLFE
- a CDS encoding OmpA family protein, whose amino-acid sequence is MKSKTMIPVPFLALISLLTLLTASGCVSKATYQQQLDQNQALQTDLYGTTEKLNNLQARYDIVEQQLEDAMNQNKALNDQNIAAMAEIDRLKNIFQARSQKQQAQLSELEKQQKELEAQQEQQQQRYQQLLDNKQQLEQELERERIAREARLAKMANTYNSLVANLEQEIERGEITINKLKDKLTVNLVEKILFPSGSADLTPAGIKVIRQVGDILKEVDDKDIRVEGHTDNLGISKALQAKFPSNWELSAARAANVVRVLQREVGIPGEKLEIGAYGPYRPVSSNDSAEGRAQNRRIQIVLVPPSDA
- a CDS encoding THxN family PEP-CTERM protein yields the protein MFKKILITFSIMGLLLFSVNSFAYVTTWEYTVQSVFTDSIFSSGSGDAPVITDTSLSWGDMTWQYPTQSSLVLDPAVVANTVDTYVGGGEVPNIGNYWAPDVSITHNNYVIPGDSRSLLTTIIRSTVTLDPNPFGPYPAASFDVDIAFFETPNDGSNENDVFALLNGFPNFNFSYDAGDGDGLVDYFVNVFPSNGEVLSLLTGAYADFVGVEDNTTLGFTTVEGQSTTLPFVFTISTDRLTVVPEPATFVLLGGGLLGLVFYTRRRRQ